Proteins found in one Terriglobia bacterium genomic segment:
- a CDS encoding flavin reductase family protein has translation MKKVDPTSLAVRPFELLDLEWALLVAGRERPNPMTVSWGGLGTLWQRPVVTVYVRPTRHTFSLLDAHPEFTLNFLPESRREAMDVCGTRSGRDLDKWRLAGIEKVPSERVAVPRVEGAELSLECRVLSTVDVDPSRFLDPEIEELYPQHDYHRLFFGEVLAAWAEERFVAGRGGR, from the coding sequence GTGAAGAAGGTGGATCCGACCAGCCTGGCCGTCCGGCCGTTCGAGCTGCTGGACCTCGAGTGGGCGCTTCTCGTCGCGGGCAGGGAACGCCCGAACCCGATGACGGTCTCGTGGGGCGGGCTCGGCACCCTTTGGCAGCGCCCGGTCGTCACCGTCTACGTCCGGCCGACGCGCCACACGTTCTCGCTCCTCGACGCGCATCCCGAGTTCACCTTGAACTTCCTCCCGGAGTCCCGGCGCGAGGCGATGGACGTGTGCGGGACGCGATCCGGGCGCGACCTCGACAAGTGGCGCCTGGCCGGGATCGAGAAGGTCCCGTCCGAGCGCGTCGCGGTCCCTCGCGTGGAGGGCGCCGAGCTGTCGCTCGAGTGCCGGGTCCTGTCCACCGTCGACGTGGACCCGTCACGATTCCTGGACCCGGAGATCGAGGAACTGTACCCGCAGCACGACTACCACCGGCTGTTCTTCGGCGAGGTGCTCGCGGCCTGGGCCGAGGAGCGGTTCGTGGCGGGCCGGGGCGGCCGATAG
- a CDS encoding DUF2891 domain-containing protein: MAATLVPSAARHAIAAAPGAPVPAAAPAAPAEAEVGLSSADAGRFAKLALDCVGKEYPNKIAHVMNGDGDVKPPRELTPAFCGCFDWHSAVHGHWLLARLARTFPDAPFAPASRSALARSLTPVKIAAEVVYLEGNGRGTFERPYGLAWLLELAAELREWNDPEAKTWSLNLAPLERAAWKRLAEWLPKLSRPIRVGEHDQTAFALGLALDWARGAGDREAAALVEARIRDYYLRDRDCPIGYEPSGQDFLSPCLAEADVVRRVLPPPRYSDWLRSFLPKIPTVASSRWLAPAVVTDPSDGKLAHLDGLNLSRAWMLEGIVAGLPSADKRIPALRAAAAAHRDSGLRSVTGEHYEGGHWLGTFAVYLVTERGLTAGGT; the protein is encoded by the coding sequence ATGGCCGCCACCCTCGTCCCGTCCGCCGCCCGGCATGCCATCGCGGCCGCGCCCGGGGCTCCGGTGCCCGCCGCCGCTCCGGCCGCGCCGGCCGAGGCGGAGGTGGGCCTCTCCTCGGCCGACGCGGGGCGCTTCGCCAAGCTCGCCCTGGACTGCGTCGGCAAGGAGTACCCGAACAAGATCGCGCACGTGATGAACGGGGACGGGGACGTCAAGCCGCCGCGCGAGCTGACCCCGGCGTTCTGCGGCTGCTTCGACTGGCACTCGGCCGTGCACGGGCACTGGCTCCTCGCGCGTCTCGCCAGGACGTTTCCGGACGCCCCGTTCGCTCCGGCATCCCGCTCGGCCCTCGCCCGGAGCCTGACGCCCGTGAAGATCGCCGCCGAGGTCGTCTACCTCGAGGGAAACGGGCGCGGGACGTTCGAGCGCCCGTACGGCCTGGCGTGGCTCCTCGAGCTGGCCGCCGAGCTACGGGAGTGGAACGACCCGGAGGCGAAGACCTGGTCCCTGAACCTCGCGCCGCTGGAGCGGGCGGCTTGGAAGCGCCTCGCCGAGTGGCTTCCGAAGCTGTCCCGTCCGATCCGCGTCGGCGAGCACGACCAGACCGCGTTCGCGCTCGGCCTGGCCCTCGACTGGGCGCGAGGCGCCGGGGACCGCGAGGCCGCGGCGTTGGTCGAGGCGCGCATCCGCGACTACTACCTCCGCGACCGGGACTGCCCGATCGGCTACGAGCCGTCAGGACAGGACTTCCTCTCCCCCTGCCTCGCCGAGGCGGACGTCGTGCGGCGGGTCCTCCCTCCCCCGCGCTACTCGGATTGGCTCAGGAGCTTCCTGCCGAAGATCCCCACGGTCGCGTCGTCGCGATGGCTGGCCCCCGCGGTCGTCACGGACCCGTCGGACGGAAAGCTCGCCCACCTCGACGGGCTCAACCTGAGCCGCGCTTGGATGCTCGAGGGGATCGTCGCGGGACTCCCCTCGGCCGACAAGCGGATTCCCGCGCTCAGGGCCGCGGCGGCCGCGCACCGGGATTCCGGCCTCAGGTCGGTGACCGGCGAGCACTACGAGGGCGGGCACTGGCTCGGTACATTCGCGGTGTACCTGGTGACGGAGAGAGGCCTCACGGCCGGGGGGACGTAG
- a CDS encoding 3-dehydroquinate synthase codes for MRRPSSASRLVFEDRLPDLRPRGEALVICDAKLPSLSAGLARWLVRFPRVYPVRAGEKLKTLPTFHRLVEWAAATLPATDRSRLRVVAIGGGSVGDFAGFFASVWLRGVDLVLVPSTWLAAIDSAHGGKTALNAGGAKNAIGTFHPASEVRLVRRLLDLQEAERAREAWGELAKIAILDGGAWARAMARDPAPDGELLWKYLEPAVRAKLRVVARDPEERGGPRRLLNLGHTTGHVLEAWSGVAHGVAVAHGVAFAVAWSERRGLLTRRAAGDLREFLATRLGPTGSGLPPGVRPIPRLAAARLLSRDKKAISASRVREVFLEGWGKPRIEAVRFADLLAEMVRQGWVLP; via the coding sequence ATGCGCCGTCCGTCTTCAGCGAGCCGCCTCGTCTTCGAGGACCGCCTGCCGGACCTCCGTCCTCGCGGCGAGGCGCTCGTCATCTGCGACGCGAAGCTCCCGTCGCTCTCGGCGGGCCTCGCGCGGTGGCTCGTGCGGTTCCCTCGGGTCTATCCCGTGCGAGCCGGAGAGAAACTGAAGACGCTCCCGACGTTTCACCGCCTGGTGGAGTGGGCGGCCGCCACTCTCCCCGCGACCGATCGCTCGAGGCTCCGCGTCGTCGCGATCGGGGGCGGCTCCGTCGGCGACTTCGCCGGGTTCTTCGCGAGCGTGTGGCTCCGGGGAGTCGACCTCGTTCTGGTCCCCTCGACCTGGCTCGCCGCCATCGACTCCGCCCACGGCGGCAAGACCGCCCTGAACGCGGGCGGCGCCAAGAACGCGATCGGGACGTTCCACCCGGCGAGCGAGGTCCGACTCGTACGTCGGCTCCTCGACCTTCAGGAGGCGGAGCGGGCCCGTGAGGCCTGGGGCGAGCTCGCGAAGATCGCGATCCTCGACGGGGGGGCGTGGGCCCGCGCGATGGCACGGGATCCGGCGCCGGACGGCGAGCTGCTGTGGAAGTACCTCGAGCCCGCCGTTCGCGCGAAGCTCCGCGTGGTCGCGCGCGACCCCGAGGAGAGAGGCGGGCCGCGGCGACTCTTGAACCTCGGCCATACGACCGGCCACGTCCTGGAAGCCTGGAGCGGCGTCGCTCACGGCGTCGCGGTGGCTCACGGCGTCGCGTTCGCGGTCGCCTGGAGCGAACGCCGCGGGCTCCTGACGCGTCGTGCGGCCGGCGACCTTCGCGAGTTCCTCGCGACACGCCTCGGACCGACGGGGAGCGGCCTCCCTCCCGGCGTGCGCCCGATCCCGAGGCTCGCCGCCGCTCGCCTCCTCTCCCGCGACAAGAAAGCAATCTCCGCGTCCCGCGTTCGGGAGGTGTTCCTCGAGGGCTGGGGGAAGCCGCGGATCGAGGCGGTCCGATTCGCGGATCTCCTCGCCGAGATGGTGCGGCAGGGCTGGGTCCTGCCGTGA